A DNA window from Leishmania panamensis strain MHOM/PA/94/PSC-1 chromosome 27 sequence contains the following coding sequences:
- a CDS encoding hypothetical protein (TriTrypDB/GeneDB-style sysID: LpmP.27.1920): MSSHDTEEVTVFAACILPSGVRYSTLTSDAHQKNHMALGVNGELYLVVHPMYSLSPRVYSRYVLGAVLLVLLEVAVFLLTLLGLSTPFLTKNSRSFFSFAGGSGAFMIDPPERRTPLVVSSAFLVAFLLLFSFICPISVVLCVRRDQHARVSEELFNRELLEQHGVQVRDDGHVCGPGGEPSVAKEEGALDPCCGFEANEHSRLLRNAGMFCVQCGVEVISVIILIAVVSDMRLLHRNTMEQQGAVSFQRGFFITIVALVLKILELILYCYIAYRMLRIRLHQRLPRCHLVPVSSCREVGALATGDGACSSSEPPLKDGIKEGYSGKSCHGPFEREGSREMEPISLPHLQLY, encoded by the coding sequence ATGTCGTCGCATGACACAGAGGAGGTGACTGTGTTTGCAGCCTGCATACTCCCGTCTGGTGTCCGCTACTCCACCCTCACCTCGGATGCCCACCAGAAGAATCACATGGCCCTAGGCGTGAACGGGGAACTGTACTTGGTTGTGCACCCCATGTACTCGCTGTCACCTCGTGTGTATAGCCGCTACGTGCTTGGTGCCGTTTTACTGGTGCTGTTGGAGGTGGCCGTTTTCCTGCTTACGCTGCTAGGCTTGTCCACGCCATTCCTCACTAAAAACAGCCGgagcttcttctccttcgcggGTGGGAGCGGGGCGTTTATGATCGATCCGCCCGAGCGACGCACGCCACTGGTTGTCTCTTCAGCATTTCTTGTTGCATTCCTCTTATTGTTTTCGTTCATTTGCCCTATCTCCGTAGTATTATGTGTGCGTCGAGAccagcacgcgcgcgtgagCGAAGAGCTGTTCAACCGAGAactgctggagcagcacgGCGTGCAGGTCCGCGATGATGGGCACGTGTGCGGCCCCGGTGGTGAGCCGAGCGTTgcgaaggaagagggcgCGTTGGACCCATGCTGTGGATTCGAGGCGAACGAGCACTCACGGCTGTTGCGAAACGCCGGGATGTTCTGTGTGCAGTGCGGTGTGGAGGTCATCAGCGTGATCATCCTGATCGCCGTTGTGTCCGACATGAGGTTATTGCACAGAAATACCATGGAGCAACAAGGAGCCGTGTCCTTTCAGAGGGGTTTCTTCATCACCATCGTGGCGTTGGTGTTGAAGATTTTGGAGCTTATTTTATACTGCTACATCGCATATCGGATGCTGCGCATCCGTCTCCATCAGCGCTTGCCGCGTTGCCACCTCGTCCCTGTGTCCAGCTGTCGCGAAGTTGGTGCCCTCGCGACCGGTGAcggcgcctgcagctcctccgaGCCGCCTCTCAAAGACGGCATTAAAGAGGGCTATTCGGGCAAGTCGTGCCACGGCCCCTTTGAGAGGGAAGGTAGCCGCGAGATGGAGCCCATATCGCTGCCACACCTTCAGCTGTATTAA